AATAGCGCCAAAAGGACAATTTACCAGGCACTGTCCGCAGGAAACACATTTGTCGTAATCAATATCTGCCAAGCCGTTTTCATCTGACCTGATGGCGTCCATACCGCAGGCTGCCGCACATGGACGCTCCTGAATAATAATTGCATTATAAGAACATACTTCCGCACATTTTCCGCATTTAATGCACTTTTCAGGATCAATGTAGGAACGGCCGCTGGTTCTGTCTAAAGTAACTGCATTTTTGGGGCACACTTCCACACAGGGGTGAGCCAAACATCCCTGACATCCGTCAGTGACAAAAACCCTCTTTTCGTGGCAGCCATTACATGCGAATTTAATAAGATTAATTAAAGGCGGCGTATAATAAGTTTCCGGCTTGTCTGCAGATTCAATATTATCGGAAAGAGGGGCGTGCTCTGCGGCAGTCCTGCAGGGAAGACCCATGGCAAGACGAAGTCTTTCTCCTACAATCGCCCTTTCTAAAAATACGTCGTTGCGGAAATTCCCGATTTCCCCTGGAATAATTTTATATGGAAGCTCTTCAATCCTTTTATCCACAGGCCACTCTGTGTGATAAGCCATACGGGCCACCTCACAGAAAATCCGATGGCGTATTTCCTGGATTCGTGTTTCTACTCCTCTCATTTTTGTCCTCCTATAGATTCTAATTTATAAACAGATTTCCCCAATTTAAGTTTCTACAGTACAGATTATAGTAATTTCTTTTAAAAAAATCAAATATTTTGTGAAAAAAATAACTTTTTTAAAATTTTCCTCAGCTGCCGTCGGAGATAATGTTGTCATTTCCCTTGGTGTTGGACAAAAGCCTGGATACCTGCTTTTGTCCTCTAACTAAAATCACATCTTTATCAATGGCCTCACAATAGAAAAACTCCTTCCACTGATCCGCCAAGGTCCCTTTTACCGCCCCAAGTCCAGCTTTAATCAATCCCATAAGTGCCTCTCCTTTTTCATCTTATTTTCTATATTTTTTTCACTCGTTTCATAAAAACTATTTTTTGTTTTCCATAACCATTATACCTTATAATTTACATTTTGCGTTAATTTTTTTCTCGTCCCCAATGTAAAGAAGCTGTGAAGGTTTAAACCCATCCGTTGACATTATAAAAAACCTCTTTTATAATAAGGCATAAATATTTTTCAGAAAGGAAATACTATTTATTATGGACGACTCTGACAGTAGCGATGCTGATCCAGCGAATTTAAACTGTTTATTTATATACAAATTTATTATATCAAAGACATAACTTCGTCCTTTTATACAGGGGCGGGCTATGTCTTTTTGTATTGTTTTTTATGTATCCCACGTAAGTGCCTAAAACACAGGCGCTAAGTGCTCATAACAATAAAAAAAAATTAATTTAAGAAAGGAGTGGTATATCCCTTATGGATAATCACAGTCAGGTGCCTTGGCACTCAAAAGACCTTCAGGAGGTTTTTCAGTTACTACATACCTCAGAGGAGGGATTAAGCGATGCCGAGGCTGTCAAAAAATTAAAAGCAAATGGAAGCAATCAGCTGCGCCAAAAACCGCCGAAAACAATTTTTCAGATGCTGAAAGCGCAAATTCTGGACCCTATGGTGCTGATTCTTATAGGAGCCGCCTTATTTTCCACTGTTCTAAAAGAATGGACAGAGGCAGTTGTAATTTCTACCATTGTAGTTATTAACGCTGTTATTGGAATTGTACAGGAGAAAAAAGCTCAGTCCTCTCTGGAGGCTTTAAGAAATATGAGCGCCCCTACGGCCCGGGCCCTGCGGCAGGGGGAGGAAAGTATTGTCCCCGCCAGTCAGCTGGTTGTAGGAGATATTGTATTTTTAGGCGACGGCGATATGGTGCCTGCAGATATCAGGCTCATAGAATCTGCCAATTTAAAGGTACAGGAGGCCTCGCTTACAGGAGAATCTGTGCCTTCTGAAAAAGAGGCAGAGGAGCTGCTGCCTGAAAACTGTCCTTTAGGAGACAAGGCCAATATGGTCTACACCTCTTCTATTGTCACCTACGGCCGGGCATCCGGCGTAGTAGTTGCCACAGGTATGAATACAGAGGTGGGGCATATTGCAGATATGCTGGATAGTCAGGATGATTTCGACACTCCACTAAAACGCAAACTAAACGCAGTGGGAAAAACTCTTACTATTGTCGGTATTATTGTGTGTATTCTGATTTTCACAATCGGAGCTATTTACCATCGTCCTTTAGTTCCTCAGTTTTTAGTGGCCATCTCCTTAGCTATCTCCATTATTCCTGAAGGCCTGCCTGCAACTGCTACTATTGTTATGGCTTTAGGCGTACAGCGTATGGCTAAGAAAAATGCTTTGATCCGCAACCTTCCTGCTGTGGAAACCTTAGGAAGCGCCACTGTAATTTGCAGTGATAAAACAGGAACCCTTACTTTAAACAAAATGACAGGAACCTGTATTGCAGTAAACGGAGACTTTGAGGCCGGAGTTCCTACTGCTATTGAACAGGCGTCATCCACTCATCCAAAGGTATATAAAGAGCTGGTGTACGGTGCCCCCTTTGTAATGATGCCAGCATTGACCCGGATAAACCGGGGTCTATTATCGGCGACCCTACAGAGGGAGCTTTAATTTACATGGCTCAGGCCTTTGGAATTGACCACGAATCTTTGGAACACCAGTATCCTCGTCTTTTTGAGCAGCCTTTTGACTCTGACAGGAAACGTATGACTACGGTCCATGAAATTAACGGCAAAATTACTGCCTTCACTAAGGGGGCTGTAGATGAGATGCTGCCGTTATGTACCCATATATTAACTTCCAAGGGCGTGCGTCCTATTACAGAACAAGATAAAACTAACATTTTAAATCTTTGCCTTTCTATGTCAGAGCAGGCGCTGCGCGTGCTGGGCTTTGCTGTTAAAACCTTATCTGCCGTTCCAGAGGACGATGATGAGGACATAGAATTTGATTTAACATTTACCGGCGTAACAGGTATGATCGACCCGCCAAGAAAAGAAGTTGCCCAGTCTGTCAGCTTATGTAAGCAGGCAGGTATCCGCACTGTTATGATTACAGGGGACCATAAGGTAACTGCCGTGGCCATTGCCAGGGAGCTTAAAATCTTTTCTTCCCAGGATACTGTAATCTCAGGTGAGGAACTGGAACAGATGACAGATGAGGAGTTAGATCTGGCAGTAAAAACTACCACAGTATTTGCAAGAGTATCACCTGCAGATAAGCTGCGTATTATTCAGTCCTTAAAACGTACTGGAGAAGTAGCTGCCATGACAGGCGACGGAGTGAATGACTCCCCAGCTTTAAAAGCTGCGGATATCGGCGTTGCCATGGGCGTTACGGGAACTGATGTTGCAAAGGATGCAGCTGACATGATCCTTCTGGACGACAGCTTTACTACTATTGCTTATGCCATTAAAGAAGGACGGCGAGTATACAGAAATATTCAGAAAGTAATTCAGTTCCTTTTAGTGGGAAATATTGCGGAAATTACTACATTATTTGTAGCCACTCTCTTTAACTGGGAACCGCCTTTACTGGCCGCCCATATTTTGTGGGTGAACCTGGCAACTGCCACTCTTCCGGCCCTGGCCTTAGGCGTAGACCCGGCCAGCAAAAACATTATGAAGCATCAGCCTGTAAAAACCGGCACTTTATTTGAAAAGGATTTAGTGCGCCGTGTGATTACTCAGGGACTTTTCGTGGCGACCATGACAACAGCCGCCTACTGGATAGGCGCGTCCTTTGGCGATCATAAGGCCGGGCAGACTATGGCCTTTTCTGTACTTGCTTTATCCCAGATGTTAAGAGCATTTAACCAGCGTTCTAACACTGAACCTATATGGGTGCGAGCAGAAGGCATTAACCCTTGGTTAGTACTTTCCTTTATAGCCTCTCTCCTGCTGATGTGCTGTATCCTGTTTGTACCGGCTTTACAGTACGCCTTCAAGCTGACATATTTAACCGTCTCTCAATGGGCAATTGTCATCGCCTTATCTCTTCTGTCCATTGTGCAGGTAGAGATTGTAAAATGGTTTGTTAGAATGAAAAAATAAAAATTGCCATATATAATTAAGGAAAATGTAACACTGACTTTTCTCCTTTATGATAGGATTATCTTAAAGGAGGAAATCAGATGAAAATGTTATTTAAGCAGCGGCTTTTTTCCTGGTTTGACAGTTATGATATTTATGATGAAAAAGGAAATGTGATTTATATTGTAGAAGGAAAAATCAGCTGGGGACACAAGCTTCACATTTTAGACAAAAACGGAATTCATATTGCAACTGTAAAGCAGGCGGCTTTTACCTTTCTTCCTAGATTTGAGCTGTATGTGAGGGGAAACTGTATTGGCGTGATTCAGAAGCAATTTAAATTGTTCAAACCTTCCTTTCATATTAATTATAACGGTTGGGAAATATCAGGAAATGTTATGGGATGGGACTATAAAATTATAGACCTTTCCCAAAAAGTAGTTGCAACAATCAGCAAAGATTTATGGAATTTTACAGACACCTATGTAATCGACGTAGGCGATGAGAAAAATGGGCTGTACGCCCTTATGGCAACTTTAGCTATTGACGCGGAAAAATGTTCCAGAAATTAAAAGCATGTGAATATAGCAAATATTGAAACAAGGAATCACCAGAACCGGCATTTGCCGGAACTGGCGATTCCTAATTTTACAGTTTTAATCCCTGCTCATACAGTTCATTTGGTCTGCTTCCAGTCAGATCTACTACATCCTTTGTAATTGGCTGACCTTTCTTTACGTCTTTCAATAATGTGGTTCCGTTAAGAAGATAGAATGGAGCCACCTCTTCGGCGTCCTTTTTCTCCCAAAGCTCTGGCACTAAACCGTCAATAGAGTGGTGATGGCCGTGAACCTTTAATACTGTTCCCTTTGGAAGATCTTCCTGAGCCACGCCTGCCATTACAGATACCTGACGGCATTCTGGGTGAGTTCCGATTCCCACTAAATCACCTAATAAAATAGAGATTGGAGTCTCCAGACCCATGTAGTGATATGGCAGATAAATACAAGCATATTTGCCGTTGCGGCTTACTACATGGCCCTTGCTGATCAGCAGCTCCCACACAGTTTCATTTTCGCATTTAATAATAATAAACTCTCCGCCTGCAAAGCTGGCCTCATCTGGGGAACGAAGATTGCAGAATACGTCCACTACTCCTGTTTTCTTTAAAATTCCGCCGTCTTCCTCTGGAATGAAAATATCTGCCAGCTCGCTGATCTTTGCAACTGGATAATTTAAACGAGGCGCTGAAGGCACAAGTCCTGTTACATTGGAAACCAGATTCATTTCACATAAATCTGCAGAAATAACTGCCATATATTTTTCTACCAGCTTACGGCGCTCATCTAATGTTTCTCTGTCCTTATAATGCCAGAATTCCTTCATGCCTGGAATATTCTCGTGAGGCTTTTCTGTGCCCTCCATATAAGTAAATTCATTTGTATCTGGGTCCCACACAAAATCATATTCGCTGGCTTTGCCTGCAGCTACAATTTCCAATCCTAATACCCTTCCCCAGGAGTAAAGGTCTAACAGGTTTCTAGGCTGATCGCCGTTTACAAGTGAATAAACAGCATTGTTCTCAGCTGCAATCTGGTTTAACATTGTTCCGCATACGCTGTCTGTCTCTTTAGAAACCATGTATACATTAATTCCCTTTTTCAAAGCTTCCACTGAAACCTCAGAGCTGACTGCTGTATTTCCTGTACACTCTACTAATGCAGTAATATCGCATTCCGGAACAAGACGGTAATCTGTAACAATTAAAACTGCGTCCTTAGGCGCATTCTTTACCTGGTCTTTATCTGTGCACACAACAATATTTTCTTCTTTATATCCCAGCCCTGTAAGTACTTCCATACACTCATCTGTATGTCTGGAAGAGATTAAACGCAGCTCCATTAATTCTACTTTTGGAATCTGTGCCAGCAATGTGTAGCCATATCCTCTTGTTGCTCCAATAATACCTACTCTGGATTTTTTTCCTTCTGCACCTTTAAATAAACTTGTATAATCCATAATCTGCTCTCCTTTTCTGTGGTTTTTTGTTATCTGCTAAATATAAAAGCAAAAAGTGTGCCAAGTATGGATTTACTTCTATTTTTTTATTTTTATTTAAATCAAAAGGCTATTTCCCTAAGCTTTTCCATGAAATACGTGGAAATTATGTTTTGATTTATTCAGTATAGGAAAAACTTATTTCGGTTATGAAGCGAAAGCCTTACTTAAAATGTTTTATTTTGCAACATTATTGCAGCGCAACATTATTATACACCTTTCCTGTCAGCTTTAGAAATTAAGTCATAGCTTTCTGCAATCATCCGCTTAATTTCCTTATCAGGCACAGTTCCGTCTAATATAATAGAATTCCAATGCTCTTTATTTTGGTGGTAGCCTGGCACAACAGAATCATACGCCCTTCTCCA
The window above is part of the Lachnoclostridium edouardi genome. Proteins encoded here:
- a CDS encoding HAD-IC family P-type ATPase, translating into MDNHSQVPWHSKDLQEVFQLLHTSEEGLSDAEAVKKLKANGSNQLRQKPPKTIFQMLKAQILDPMVLILIGAALFSTVLKEWTEAVVISTIVVINAVIGIVQEKKAQSSLEALRNMSAPTARALRQGEESIVPASQLVVGDIVFLGDGDMVPADIRLIESANLKVQEASLTGESVPSEKEAEELLPENCPLGDKANMVYTSSIVTYGRASGVVVATGMNTEVGHIADMLDSQDDFDTPLKRKLNAVGKTLTIVGIIVCILIFTIGAIYHRPLVPQFLVAISLAISIIPEGLPATATIVMALGVQRMAKKNALIRNLPAVETLGSATVICSDKTGTLTLNKMTGTCIAVNGDFEAGVPTAIEQASSTHPKVYKELVYGAPFVMMPALTRINRGLLSATLQREL
- a CDS encoding cation-translocating P-type ATPase, whose product is MGDPTEGALIYMAQAFGIDHESLEHQYPRLFEQPFDSDRKRMTTVHEINGKITAFTKGAVDEMLPLCTHILTSKGVRPITEQDKTNILNLCLSMSEQALRVLGFAVKTLSAVPEDDDEDIEFDLTFTGVTGMIDPPRKEVAQSVSLCKQAGIRTVMITGDHKVTAVAIARELKIFSSQDTVISGEELEQMTDEELDLAVKTTTVFARVSPADKLRIIQSLKRTGEVAAMTGDGVNDSPALKAADIGVAMGVTGTDVAKDAADMILLDDSFTTIAYAIKEGRRVYRNIQKVIQFLLVGNIAEITTLFVATLFNWEPPLLAAHILWVNLATATLPALALGVDPASKNIMKHQPVKTGTLFEKDLVRRVITQGLFVATMTTAAYWIGASFGDHKAGQTMAFSVLALSQMLRAFNQRSNTEPIWVRAEGINPWLVLSFIASLLLMCCILFVPALQYAFKLTYLTVSQWAIVIALSLLSIVQVEIVKWFVRMKK
- a CDS encoding LURP-one-related/scramblase family protein yields the protein MKMLFKQRLFSWFDSYDIYDEKGNVIYIVEGKISWGHKLHILDKNGIHIATVKQAAFTFLPRFELYVRGNCIGVIQKQFKLFKPSFHINYNGWEISGNVMGWDYKIIDLSQKVVATISKDLWNFTDTYVIDVGDEKNGLYALMATLAIDAEKCSRN
- a CDS encoding homoserine dehydrogenase translates to MDYTSLFKGAEGKKSRVGIIGATRGYGYTLLAQIPKVELMELRLISSRHTDECMEVLTGLGYKEENIVVCTDKDQVKNAPKDAVLIVTDYRLVPECDITALVECTGNTAVSSEVSVEALKKGINVYMVSKETDSVCGTMLNQIAAENNAVYSLVNGDQPRNLLDLYSWGRVLGLEIVAAGKASEYDFVWDPDTNEFTYMEGTEKPHENIPGMKEFWHYKDRETLDERRKLVEKYMAVISADLCEMNLVSNVTGLVPSAPRLNYPVAKISELADIFIPEEDGGILKKTGVVDVFCNLRSPDEASFAGGEFIIIKCENETVWELLISKGHVVSRNGKYACIYLPYHYMGLETPISILLGDLVGIGTHPECRQVSVMAGVAQEDLPKGTVLKVHGHHHSIDGLVPELWEKKDAEEVAPFYLLNGTTLLKDVKKGQPITKDVVDLTGSRPNELYEQGLKL